The Pan troglodytes isolate AG18354 chromosome 17, NHGRI_mPanTro3-v2.0_pri, whole genome shotgun sequence genome includes a region encoding these proteins:
- the LOC107969413 gene encoding small ribosomal subunit protein uS5-like produces MADNAGAAGAGSPGGPWDGELRWFPLRFPQWHPGRGRGRGSGRGPGQGRGCGARGVKAKDKGWTPITKLGLLVKDMKIKSLEEIYLFSLPIKESEIIGFFLGASLKDEVLKIMPVQKPTRAGQRTRFKAFVAIGDYNCHVGLRVKCSKEVATAIRGAIILAKLSIVPVRRGYWGNKIGKPHTVPCKVTGRCGSVLVGFIPTPRGTGAVSAPVPKKLLMMAGMDVCYTSARGCTATLGNCAKATFDLTALRPTAT; encoded by the coding sequence ATGGCGGATAACGCCGGTGCAGCGGGGGCCGGAAGCCCCGGGGGACCCTGGGATGGGGAACTGCGGTGGTTTCCGCTGAGGTTTCCGCAGTGGCATCCGGGCCGGGGTCGCGGCCGTGGATCTGGCCGTGGACCGGGCCAGGGCCGAGGTTGCGGAGCTCGCGGAGTCAAGGCCAAGGATAAGGGGTGGACGCCCATTACCAAGCTGGGCCTCCTGGTCAAGGACATGAAGATCAAGTCCCTGGAGGAGATCTATCTCTTCTCTCTGCCCATCAAGGAATCTGAGATCATTGGCTTTTTCCTGGGGGCCTCTCTCAAGGACGAGGTTTTGAAGATTATGCCGGTGCAGAAGCCGACCCGCGCCGGCCAGCGCACCAGGTTCAAGGCATTTGTTGCCATCGGGGACTATAATTGCCACGTCGGTCTGCGTGTTAAGTGCTCCAAAGAGGTGGCCACTGCCATCCGCGGGGCCATTATCCTGGCCAAGCTCTCCATTGTCCCCGTGCGCAGAGGCTACTGGGGGAACAAGATCGGCAAGCCCCACACCGTCCCTTGCAAGGTGACAGGCCGCTGCGGCTCTGTGCTGGTCGGCTTCATCCCCACGCCCAGGGGCACTGGCGCCGTTTCGGCGCCTGTGCCCAAGAAGCTGCTCATGATGGCTGGTATGGATGTCTGCTACACCTCAGCCAGGGGCTGCACTGCCACCCTGGGCAACTGCGCCAAGGCCACCTTTGACCTTACAGCTCTAAGACCTACAGCTACCTGA